The following coding sequences are from one Ammospiza caudacuta isolate bAmmCau1 chromosome 10, bAmmCau1.pri, whole genome shotgun sequence window:
- the LINS1 gene encoding protein Lines homolog 1, which yields MKLSLLQQMYKDVLAGIPLARESHHYSSLINLCVEQPPEGDGSCHQQHLPSSAGGTGSHQDSDMSDVVPATDDLSKSFANMSSSFCPREVTLLQLTLIKMMVAKAESQETELHTRQKYCEIFVLLLKEAKIDSKLIHLLGSDDRLLSHMASQSLASLVYFQLKEEDAVDVPWLSFSLAALLGFPGSAAVPGCLWTLAAILKETLKDAPAARAGALKKLLAPLDAVLEGFYNAILLHHFDSHHYTSPYSEAANNLISFIDLLEALLVSRIELELPFRCQRILFLKVSYVLNVISSSIPYVIKKKFILLLKKCVLCKSREDAKGGSQFLQTPSLCEDMLALSNVVLQVVNLTWLNQIPLSGKSSYFGSSETAPGHGSQGASDQTVLRALSLVVLKALEFKIHNSATEAEIKGDFESSMSQLLMFWRSHGKPSPHSHPAGHHCEWLSLVFMEQDDDMWEAAKALLLIYLKLDRLQCDVPDNLSHKEEESWQFLVHAGGYNPHCIFLFFLEKIAFDSTVLLDFLISSETCFLEYLVRYLKLLGKEWPHFVEVCNHFDTRHSALHAVSVKQSCVTGASLQNAVCAAEPQSAMASAPHNCPVFTARQGGNEAAEWSQSDSLTSADSASLLASLQSLVNYDSSEDSEVESDGKECLVNTKQLPSNNEGEVRRRETGCSCRDDDRNSRTSEVSPPKLKGSPASSCWTRMASPDNIAPLRVMLYKSTKCLEELQEAISRLQRRSLFPYNPSALLKLLSQVEKMNKSMNPQ from the exons ATGAAGCtctctctcctgcagcagatgTATAAGGATGTCCTGGCAGGCATTCCCCTAGCAAGGGAAAGCCATCATTATTCCTCTTTAATTAATCTGTGTGTGGAGCAGCCACCAGAAGGAGATGGATCCTGTCATCAGCAGCATCTGCCATCttctgctggtggcactgggagccatcaGGACTCTGATATGTCAGATGTTGTCCCTGCAACAGATGATTTATCCAAGAGCTTTGCAAACATGAGCTCCTCGTTCTGCCCACGGGAGGTGACGCTGCTCCAGCTCACCCTGATCAAAATGATGGTGGCCAAAGCAGAGTCCCAGGAGACTGAGCTCCACACGAGACAGAAGTACTGTGAAATCTTTGTTCTTCTTCTGAAGGAGGCAAAAATTGACTCAAAATTG ATTCACCTGCTGGGTTCTGATGACCGGCTGTTATCTCACATGGCCTCACAAAGTTTGGCATCTCTTGTGTATTTCCAGCTGAAGGAAGAG GACGCTGTGGACGTGCCGTGGCTGAGCTTCAGCCTGGCCGCGCTGCTGGGCTTCCCCGGGAGCGCGGCGGTGCCCGGCTGCCTGTGGACCCTGGCGGCGATTCTCAAGGAGACGCTGAAGGACGCGCCCGCAGCCCGAGCAG GTGCTCTGAAGAAGCTGTTGGCTCCTCTTGATGCAGTGCTTGAAGGATTTTATAATGCCATCCTGCTCCATCATTTTGACAGTCACCACTACACTTCACCTTATTCTGAAGCTGCAAACAATCTGATCAGTTTTATAGATCTGCTTGAAGCACTTTTGGTTTCCAGAATTGAACTGGAATTACCATTCAGGTGccagagaattttatttttgaaagtcTCTTATGTCCTCAATGTTATTAGCTCATCGATTCCTTATGTAATCAAGAAGAAATTCATTTTGCTCCTTAAAAAATGTGTCCTTTGCAAGTCTAGAGAAGATGCTAAAGGTGGATCACAGTTCTTACAAACCCCATCTTTGTGTGAGGATATGCTTGCACTGAGTAATGTTGTTCTGCAGGTTGTGAATTTGACTTGGCTTAATCAGATCCCACTCAGTGGGAAGTCCAGCTACTTTGGAAGCAGTGAAACTGCTCCTGGACATGGTTCTCAAGGTGCTTCTGACCAAACTGTTCTCAGAGCCTTAAGTCTGGTTGTGCTTAAAGCACTGGAATTCAAGATTCACAACTCTGCAACAGAAGCAGAAATCAAAG gagaCTTTGAGAGCTCCATGTCCCAGCTGCTGATGTTCTGGAGGAGTCATGGAAAGCCTTCCCCACACTCTCACCCAGCTGGGCATCACTGTGAATGGCTCTCCTTGGTTTTCATGGAGCAGGATGATGACATGTGGGAAGCTGCTAAAGCTTTATTGCTCATCTATTTAAAACTTGATAG GTTACAGTGTGATGTTCCTGATAACCTAAGCCACAAAGAGGAGGAGTCCTGGCAGTTCCTTGTGCATGCAGGTGGATATAACCCACactgtatatttttattttttctggaaaagaTTGCATTTGATTCCACAGTACTTCTAGATTTTCTGATTTCATCAGAAACTTGCTTTCTGGAGTACTTGGTCAGGTACTTGAAGCTCCTTGGGAAGGAGTGGCCTCACTTTGTAGAGGTCTGTAACCATTTCGATACCAGGCACAGCGCTTTGCACGCAGTTTCTGTCAAGCAGAGCTGCGTGACTGGGGCGAGTTTGCAAAATGCTGTttgtgcagcagagccacagagtGCGATGGCTTCGGCTCCTCACAATTGCCCGGTGTTTACAGCGCGGCAGGGTGGTAATGAGGCTGCAGAGTGGAGCCAGTCTGACTCACTGACCAGCGCTGATAGCGCGTCCCTGCTCGCTTCTCTTCAAAGCCTGGTTAATTATGACAGCTCAGAGGACTCGGAGGTGGAATCCGATGGAAAAGAGTGTTTGGTAAACACAAAGCAATTGCCTTCAAACAATGAGGGTGAGGTGAGGAGGAGGGAAACAGGTTGCAGCTGCAGAGATGATGACCGGAATTCACGAACCTCTGAAGTGTCGCCTCCGAAACTGAAGGGATCTCCTGCCTCATCCTGTTGGACTCGTATGGCATCTCCAGATAACATTGCTCCCCTAAGAGTAATGCTTTACAAATCAACCAAGTGTCtggaagagctgcaggaggctATTTCTAGGTTGCAGAGGAGAAGTCTTTTCCCATATAATCCATCTGCGTTGTTGAAACTGCTGAGCCAGGTTGAGAAGATGAATAAATCCATGAATCCACAATAA